Proteins encoded within one genomic window of Granulicella pectinivorans:
- a CDS encoding diguanylate cyclase domain-containing protein produces MLPESSIGVGLRVAQRIRVLIEVAGSPAVGHRVEYQHGWATVSCGLATTLPEAGMDRNDLIVRADAALYEAKAEGRNRVCVAQGLTEGLPV; encoded by the coding sequence GTGCTGCCTGAGAGCTCGATCGGGGTGGGATTGCGCGTGGCGCAACGGATTCGTGTGCTGATCGAGGTTGCGGGCAGTCCGGCGGTCGGGCATCGGGTGGAGTATCAACATGGCTGGGCGACGGTGAGCTGCGGGCTGGCGACCACGTTGCCGGAGGCGGGGATGGACCGGAACGATCTGATCGTGAGGGCGGACGCGGCTCTCTATGAGGCCAAGGCGGAGGGTCGGAACCGGGTGTGCGTCGCGCAGGGACTGACAGAGGGGCTGCCGGTTTGA
- a CDS encoding bestrophin family protein — translation MIVSNDLSFRRIWPQASRRLLVLLIFDCAVAGLYSVTHSKLLTLDGLPIAPLGSALTIFLAFRTNAAYGRWWEARQLWGALVNTSRSLARQFLTLIDNDGGQDGLELKQQLVRYQISFAHALRCHLRKQNPFPELSSSLSPEQIEELRTSSNIPAAINLKMGELLQLTRERGLIDSIRSVAIDENLTQLSNIQGACERIKNTPLPRQFAYLPRILVNVFCYLVPLGLVANLGLMTPIVSVLISFSFIAADLVGSDIENPFENTIHDTPMTALTRTIEINLREHMKDPKPLRGILSADGFVY, via the coding sequence ATGATCGTAAGCAACGACCTCTCATTCCGAAGAATCTGGCCCCAGGCGTCCCGCCGCCTGCTTGTCCTCCTCATCTTCGACTGCGCCGTCGCAGGCCTCTACTCCGTCACCCACTCCAAGCTGCTCACGCTCGACGGCCTGCCCATCGCTCCCCTCGGCTCCGCCCTTACCATCTTCCTCGCCTTCCGCACCAACGCCGCCTACGGTCGCTGGTGGGAGGCCCGGCAGCTCTGGGGCGCGCTCGTCAACACCTCACGCTCTCTCGCCCGCCAGTTCCTCACCCTCATCGACAACGACGGTGGCCAGGACGGACTCGAGCTCAAACAGCAACTCGTCCGCTACCAGATCTCCTTCGCCCACGCCCTGCGCTGCCACCTCCGCAAGCAGAACCCCTTCCCCGAGCTCAGCTCCTCGCTCAGCCCCGAACAGATCGAAGAGCTCCGCACCTCCTCTAACATACCTGCCGCCATCAACCTCAAGATGGGCGAGCTCCTCCAGCTCACCCGCGAACGTGGCCTCATCGACTCCATCCGATCCGTCGCCATCGATGAAAATCTCACGCAGCTCTCCAACATCCAGGGCGCCTGCGAACGCATCAAGAACACCCCTCTCCCACGTCAGTTCGCTTACCTGCCCCGTATCCTCGTCAACGTCTTCTGCTATCTCGTTCCTCTCGGACTGGTCGCGAATCTCGGCCTCATGACCCCCATCGTCTCGGTCCTCATCAGCTTCAGCTTCATCGCCGCCGACCTCGTCGGAAGCGATATCGAGAACCCCTTCGAGAACACCATCCACGACACCCCCATGACCGCCCTCACGCGGACCATCGAGATCAACCTCCGCGAACACATGAAAGACCCCAAACCGCTGCGTGGCATCCTGTCCGCCGACGGATTCGTCTACTAA
- the secA gene encoding preprotein translocase subunit SecA encodes MLNSVLAKVFGTSNERAVKRMLPTIQQINALEPTLTGLTDEELRNKTAEFRARIADAVKDIDPKENPDELYAAEKAALDALLPEAFAVVREAGKRAVGMRHFDVQLIGGMILHQGKIAEMKTGEGKTLVATLPCYLNALAGRGVHVVTVNDYLAKRDAEWMGKIYGFLGLSVGVIVHDLSDQQRRDAYASDITYGTNNEFGFDYLRDNMKFELADQVQRGQYYCIVDEVDSILIDEARTPLIISGPTDQTTDKYARVDLIIPQLELGELIETVETKTWSGDFVVDEKSRQITVTDEGWEKIEGLLGIGNIADPENWDLKHHVEVAIKAHNLYKRDVEYVVKDGEVIIVDEFTGRLMPGRRWSDGLHQAVEAKEGVAIRKEDQTLATITFQNYFRLYKKLSGMTGTAETEAAEFDSIYKLDIVVTPTNRKMQRIENPDVVYRTAKEKYFALADEISRLNALKQPVLVGTTSIEKSELLSEILKRKGVRHVVLNAKFHEKEAEIVAQAGRLGMVTIATNMAGRGTDILLGGNVDFMARQELVRKNLARAVSGAEGAIQPVAGPGMVRFYYNSQEFETTQADWDRITAQHTASAKAEHDAVLEVGGLHILGTERHESRRVDNQLRGRAGRQGDPGASRFYLSLEDDLMRIFAREWVSTLLQRLGMEEGVPIESGMISRRIEAAQKAVETQNFESRKHILEYDDVMNKQREAVYGLRRQLMEGVDQKQLITEDYVSTILSNLLDETAPEKAQPAEWNTDALFTQLYDLFGAQFKEGPDKIDVDTLGRHDLGETIFNKLKARYEIKEQILGAPAMRYHERIVMLSVLDGLWKDHLLAMDHLKEGINLRGYAQQDPLVAYKKESFEMFEGMMLRFQEDTARHLFRMQIIGPDGQPIETAEQLAFAQNAAQQQRAQQTMFEQAALEAVSGTPTPPPAPVPVPTKAPSTTIDALEKEFQRKKQRDLDNARAAGASATTDAATQRTTGQKVGRNDPCPCGSGKKYKNCHGANA; translated from the coding sequence GTGCTCAACTCCGTTCTCGCCAAAGTCTTCGGCACCAGCAACGAACGCGCCGTCAAGCGCATGCTCCCCACCATTCAGCAGATCAACGCACTCGAGCCCACCCTCACCGGCCTCACCGACGAAGAACTCCGCAACAAGACCGCCGAGTTCCGCGCCCGCATCGCCGACGCCGTCAAGGACATCGATCCCAAAGAGAACCCCGACGAGCTCTACGCCGCCGAAAAGGCCGCACTCGACGCCCTCCTTCCCGAGGCCTTCGCCGTCGTCCGCGAGGCAGGCAAGCGCGCCGTCGGCATGCGTCACTTCGACGTACAACTCATCGGCGGCATGATCCTCCATCAGGGCAAAATCGCCGAAATGAAGACCGGCGAAGGCAAGACCCTCGTCGCCACCCTCCCCTGCTATCTCAACGCCCTCGCCGGCCGCGGCGTCCACGTCGTCACCGTCAACGATTACCTCGCCAAGCGCGACGCTGAGTGGATGGGCAAGATCTACGGCTTCCTCGGCCTCTCGGTCGGCGTCATCGTCCACGACCTCTCCGACCAGCAGCGCCGCGACGCCTACGCCTCCGACATCACCTACGGCACCAACAACGAGTTCGGCTTCGACTACCTCCGCGACAACATGAAGTTCGAGCTCGCCGACCAGGTCCAACGCGGCCAGTACTACTGCATCGTCGACGAAGTCGACTCCATCCTCATCGACGAAGCCCGCACCCCCCTCATCATCTCCGGCCCCACCGACCAGACCACCGACAAATACGCCCGCGTCGACCTCATCATCCCCCAGCTCGAGCTCGGCGAACTCATCGAAACCGTCGAAACCAAAACCTGGTCCGGAGACTTCGTCGTCGACGAAAAGTCCCGGCAGATCACCGTCACCGACGAGGGCTGGGAGAAGATCGAAGGCCTGCTCGGCATCGGTAACATTGCCGACCCCGAAAACTGGGACCTCAAGCACCACGTCGAAGTCGCTATCAAGGCCCACAACCTCTACAAGCGCGACGTCGAATACGTCGTCAAGGACGGCGAAGTCATCATCGTCGACGAGTTCACCGGACGCCTCATGCCCGGCCGCCGCTGGTCCGATGGCCTCCACCAGGCCGTCGAAGCCAAGGAAGGCGTGGCCATCCGCAAGGAAGACCAGACACTCGCCACCATCACCTTCCAGAACTACTTCCGCCTCTACAAGAAGCTCTCCGGCATGACCGGTACCGCCGAGACCGAAGCCGCCGAGTTCGACAGCATCTACAAGCTCGACATCGTCGTCACCCCCACCAACCGCAAGATGCAGCGCATCGAGAACCCCGACGTCGTCTACCGCACCGCGAAGGAGAAGTACTTCGCCCTCGCCGACGAGATCTCCCGTCTCAATGCACTCAAACAGCCCGTCCTCGTCGGCACCACAAGCATCGAAAAGTCCGAGCTCCTCTCCGAGATCCTCAAGCGCAAGGGTGTCCGTCACGTCGTCCTCAACGCCAAGTTCCACGAGAAGGAAGCCGAGATCGTAGCCCAGGCCGGTCGCCTCGGCATGGTCACCATCGCCACCAACATGGCCGGACGCGGTACCGACATTCTCCTCGGCGGCAACGTCGACTTCATGGCCCGCCAGGAGCTCGTCCGCAAAAACCTCGCCCGCGCCGTCTCCGGAGCCGAAGGAGCCATCCAGCCCGTCGCCGGCCCCGGCATGGTCCGCTTCTACTACAACTCACAGGAGTTCGAAACCACCCAGGCGGACTGGGACCGCATCACCGCCCAGCACACCGCATCCGCAAAGGCCGAGCACGACGCCGTCCTCGAAGTCGGGGGCCTCCACATCCTCGGCACCGAACGCCACGAGTCCCGCCGCGTCGACAACCAACTTCGCGGTCGCGCAGGCCGTCAGGGCGACCCCGGTGCCTCCCGCTTCTACCTCTCCCTCGAAGACGACCTCATGCGCATCTTCGCCCGCGAGTGGGTCTCCACCCTCCTCCAGCGCCTCGGCATGGAAGAGGGAGTGCCCATCGAGTCCGGCATGATCTCCCGCCGCATCGAAGCCGCACAGAAGGCCGTCGAGACGCAGAACTTCGAGTCCCGCAAACACATCCTCGAGTACGACGACGTCATGAACAAGCAGCGCGAAGCCGTCTACGGCCTCCGCCGCCAGCTCATGGAAGGCGTCGATCAGAAGCAGCTCATCACCGAGGACTATGTCTCCACCATCCTCTCCAACCTCCTCGACGAGACAGCCCCGGAAAAGGCCCAGCCCGCCGAGTGGAACACCGACGCCCTCTTCACCCAGCTCTACGATCTCTTCGGGGCCCAGTTCAAGGAAGGCCCGGACAAGATCGACGTCGACACCCTCGGCCGACACGACCTCGGCGAGACCATCTTCAACAAGCTCAAGGCCCGCTACGAGATCAAGGAGCAGATCCTCGGCGCGCCCGCCATGCGCTACCACGAGCGCATCGTCATGCTCTCCGTCCTCGACGGTCTCTGGAAGGATCATCTCCTCGCCATGGATCACCTCAAGGAAGGCATCAACCTCCGCGGCTACGCCCAGCAGGACCCCCTCGTCGCCTACAAGAAGGAGTCCTTCGAGATGTTCGAAGGCATGATGCTCCGCTTCCAGGAAGACACCGCCCGCCACCTCTTCCGCATGCAGATCATCGGACCCGACGGCCAGCCCATCGAGACCGCCGAGCAGCTCGCCTTCGCCCAGAACGCCGCCCAGCAGCAGCGCGCGCAACAGACGATGTTCGAGCAGGCCGCCCTCGAAGCGGTCAGCGGCACCCCCACCCCGCCGCCCGCGCCCGTGCCGGTCCCCACCAAGGCCCCGTCGACCACCATCGACGCCCTCGAAAAGGAGTTCCAGCGCAAGAAGCAGCGCGACCTCGATAACGCCCGCGCCGCCGGAGCCTCCGCCACCACCGACGCCGCCACCCAGCGCACCACCGGCCAGAAGGTGGGACGCAACGACCCATGCCCATGCGGCTCCGGCAAGAAGTACAAGAACTGCCACGGTGCCAACGCCTAA
- a CDS encoding universal stress protein, whose amino-acid sequence MNSMTDNIVFATNFSDACHAAIPAVTRWIDSHKADLTLLHVYDPSKILRRDAESQLNSFYAEADNYRNCRRVLLAGDPCESIKDFCARERNGLLFMPPSDRTGLPRPFHVSSRARLLESLDMPIWTMGKATLSNNAAVAGKNIAVYLQDLDRPSAYISAAASHAQRHGATLHLFYIVPETTEGTLITSLHTGAPLGIETAIDMIGEIAAGLPSSLKIQIHVRMGSESRELKALLRESEAELLIVGSGQTIHRGFFRTTINSTLTSCEIPILCLPESIRLHPGRRDAAQAIAA is encoded by the coding sequence ATGAACTCCATGACCGACAACATCGTCTTCGCGACGAACTTCTCCGATGCCTGCCACGCCGCCATCCCCGCCGTCACCCGTTGGATCGACTCCCACAAGGCAGATCTCACCCTGCTTCACGTCTACGATCCGTCGAAGATCCTCCGCCGCGACGCCGAGTCGCAGCTCAACTCCTTTTACGCCGAGGCCGACAACTACAGAAACTGCCGCCGTGTCCTCCTCGCCGGAGACCCCTGCGAAAGCATCAAGGACTTCTGCGCCCGCGAGCGCAACGGTCTTCTCTTCATGCCGCCCTCGGACCGCACCGGCCTCCCCCGCCCCTTCCACGTCTCCTCCCGCGCCCGCCTCCTCGAAAGCCTCGACATGCCCATCTGGACCATGGGCAAAGCCACCCTCAGCAACAACGCCGCCGTCGCCGGCAAGAACATCGCCGTCTACCTCCAGGATCTCGATCGCCCCTCGGCCTATATCTCCGCCGCCGCCTCCCACGCCCAGCGCCATGGAGCGACGCTCCATCTCTTCTATATCGTCCCGGAGACGACAGAAGGCACACTCATCACCTCCCTCCACACCGGCGCCCCCCTCGGCATCGAAACCGCCATCGACATGATCGGCGAAATCGCCGCAGGACTGCCCTCCTCGCTCAAGATTCAGATACACGTCCGCATGGGCTCGGAGAGCCGCGAACTCAAGGCACTCCTCCGTGAAAGCGAAGCCGAGCTCCTCATCGTCGGCAGCGGACAGACCATCCATCGCGGCTTCTTCCGCACCACCATCAACTCCACCCTGACAAGCTGCGAGATCCCCATTCTCTGCCTGCCGGAATCCATCCGCCTCCACCCCGGCCGCCGCGACGCCGCACAGGCAATCGCCGCATGA